The genomic segment ACGTGCCAGAAAATCCAGGAGTTCGTCTGCATCAATATCCAGGCTATCACCCAGCGCGATAAAATAGGAAAATCCCATCTCCCGCTGTTGCGCCCAGTCGAGAATGGTGTTCGAAACTGCGGCCGATTGCGAGATAAATGCCAGTTTGCCCTTACGGATCGGCACCGGGGAAAAACTGGCGTTCAGCCCCTGCCACGGGGCGAGCAGCCCGAGACTGTTTGGCCCAAGCAGGCGCATCTGATAGCGACTGGCACAGGCCAACAGTTCAGAATGCTGTTCAGGAGGAGAAGAGAGAATAATGCAGGTTTTACAGCCTTTTTCCCCGAGCGACGCCAGGAGTTCCGGATTACGTTTCGCATGGGTGCAGAGCACGGCAAGATCGGGCACGAAGGGCAGACTCTGGACATCCGGCCATGCAAGTACACCCTGCACGGCTTTATACGCCGGAGTGACGGGGATGACGGGGCCATGAAATCCACCAGCCAGCAGGTTACGCATCATCAGATAGCCTGCGCGATCCGGTTTCATTGAGGCGCCGATAACGGCAATGGATTTGGGACGTAATAGCGCTTCTAACCCTCGCTGGCTCATGCAATTCTCCTGTGAATGCAAGCGACCTGATGATTTTAAACGCTTTCTGCCTCTGTTGCTGTGATGTTGCCCTGATGAACGGTTTTTCCCGCCAGATAGCGCTCGCGAAAACAAGAGAAATGGCTGCCCAGCGCGCTGGCGGCAAGGGTATCGCCGGCTAAATCAAGCAGTGCGATGGCCACTTCTGCGGTGCAATATTGCCCGTCGGCATGGGCTTCACGTAAGCGATAAGCCGACACGCGAGACAGATCGACGGAAATCACCGGCAGCGCATCGAGATACGGGCTTTTGCGAAACATTTTTCGTGCTTCGGTCCAGGTGCCGTCCAGCATAATAAACAGGGGCGGTTTGCCGGATGGCGGAGAGAAAAGGACCTGGCGCGGCGC from the unidentified bacterial endosymbiont genome contains:
- the tapT gene encoding tRNA-uridine aminocarboxypropyltransferase; the encoded protein is MTDNAVLQLRAERLARATRPFLARGNRIRRCQRCLLPLKVCLCETLTPSTAESRFCLVMFDTEPMKPSNTGRLIADILPDTAAFQWSRTQPPQGLLDLVADPNYQPMVVFPASYASAPRQVLFSPPSGKPPLFIMLDGTWTEARKMFRKSPYLDALPVISVDLSRVSAYRLREAHADGQYCTAEVAIALLDLAGDTLAASALGSHFSCFRERYLAGKTVHQGNITATEAESV